A stretch of Microbacterium sp. LWH3-1.2 DNA encodes these proteins:
- the obgE gene encoding GTPase ObgE has protein sequence MVTFVDRVTLHLRAGKGGNGCVSVKREKFKPLAGPDGGNGGHGGDVVLVADPQVTTLLSYHHSPHRSSGNGGFGMGDHRSGAAGDPLELPVPVGTVVKDATGEVLVDMIEPGMRFVAAPGGLGGLGNAALANPKRKAPGFALLGTPGWEGDVLLELKTVADVALVGFPSAGKSSLIAAISAARPKIADYPFTTLHPNLGVVQAGEQRFTVADVPGLIEGASEGKGLGLEFLRHVERCTALVHVLDCATLEPGRDPLSDLDVILAELAAYPVPDGQLPLLERPQLVALNKVDVPEAKDLADLVRPDLEARGFRVFEISTVSHEGLRQLTFALGDIVAKHRAAQAAAPAPERIVIRPKGSEKDFSVRVEGGTYGNIYRILGDKPLKWVQQTDFQNEEAVGYLGDRLEKLGVEDELFRAGATPGATVVIGEGDGIVFDWEPSISSNAELMTAPRGTDPRLLRDNRRTTSERRERYHDMMDAKSEARAELEAERIAERYREQEDAE, from the coding sequence ATGGTCACGTTCGTCGACCGGGTGACGCTTCACCTGCGCGCCGGCAAGGGCGGCAACGGCTGCGTGTCGGTCAAGCGCGAGAAGTTCAAGCCGCTCGCGGGACCCGATGGCGGCAACGGTGGCCATGGTGGCGACGTCGTGCTCGTCGCCGACCCGCAGGTCACGACGCTGCTGTCATACCACCACTCGCCGCACCGCTCCAGCGGGAACGGCGGCTTCGGCATGGGCGACCACCGATCGGGGGCAGCGGGTGATCCGCTCGAACTGCCCGTCCCGGTCGGCACGGTCGTGAAGGACGCCACGGGCGAGGTCCTCGTCGACATGATCGAACCGGGCATGCGATTCGTCGCGGCCCCCGGAGGCCTCGGCGGGCTCGGCAACGCCGCTCTCGCCAACCCCAAGCGCAAGGCGCCGGGCTTCGCACTGCTCGGCACGCCCGGCTGGGAGGGCGACGTCCTCCTCGAGCTCAAGACCGTCGCCGATGTCGCCCTCGTCGGCTTCCCTTCGGCGGGCAAGTCGAGCCTCATCGCGGCGATCTCCGCCGCACGGCCGAAGATCGCCGACTACCCCTTCACCACACTCCACCCGAACCTGGGCGTCGTGCAGGCGGGAGAGCAGCGCTTCACCGTCGCCGACGTGCCCGGGCTCATCGAGGGCGCGAGCGAGGGCAAGGGCCTGGGCCTGGAGTTCCTCCGTCACGTCGAGCGCTGCACGGCACTCGTCCACGTCCTGGACTGCGCCACGCTCGAGCCTGGTCGGGACCCGCTGAGCGACCTCGATGTCATCCTGGCCGAACTCGCCGCCTATCCGGTGCCCGACGGTCAGCTCCCGCTGCTCGAGCGCCCGCAGCTGGTGGCGCTCAACAAGGTCGACGTCCCCGAGGCGAAGGATCTCGCGGATCTCGTCCGCCCCGACCTCGAGGCCCGCGGGTTCCGCGTGTTCGAAATCTCGACCGTGAGCCATGAAGGACTGCGTCAGCTCACCTTCGCGCTCGGCGACATCGTCGCGAAGCATCGCGCCGCGCAGGCCGCAGCTCCCGCGCCCGAGCGCATCGTCATCCGGCCGAAGGGCTCGGAGAAGGACTTCTCGGTCCGCGTCGAAGGCGGCACCTACGGCAACATCTACCGCATTCTCGGCGACAAGCCCCTCAAATGGGTGCAGCAGACCGACTTCCAGAACGAGGAGGCCGTCGGGTACCTCGGCGACCGTCTCGAGAAGCTCGGCGTCGAGGACGAGCTGTTCCGTGCGGGTGCCACGCCCGGCGCGACCGTCGTGATCGGCGAAGGTGACGGCATCGTGTTCGACTGGGAGCCCTCGATCTCTTCGAACGCGGAACTGATGACGGCGCCGCGCGGCACCGATCCGCGCCTGCTGCGCGACAACCGCCGCACGACGTCGGAGCGCCGCGAGCGTTACCACGACATGATGGACGCCAAGTCGGAGGCACGCGCCGAACTGGAGGCCGAGCGGATCGCCGAGCGCTACCGCGAGCAGGAGGATGCGGAGTGA
- the rpmA gene encoding 50S ribosomal protein L27, whose amino-acid sequence MAHKKGASSTRNGRDSNAQRLGVKRFGGQAVNAGEILVRQRGTHFHPGANVGRGGDDTLFALAAGAVEFGHKGGRKVVNVVAVAE is encoded by the coding sequence ATGGCACACAAAAAGGGCGCAAGCTCCACCCGTAACGGTCGTGACTCCAACGCTCAGCGCCTCGGCGTGAAGCGTTTCGGCGGCCAGGCCGTCAACGCCGGCGAGATCCTCGTCCGCCAGCGTGGCACTCACTTCCACCCGGGCGCCAACGTCGGCCGCGGTGGCGACGACACGCTGTTCGCACTGGCCGCGGGCGCGGTCGAGTTCGGCCACAAGGGCGGCCGCAAGGTCGTCAACGTCGTGGCGGTCGCGGAGTAA
- the rplU gene encoding 50S ribosomal protein L21, protein MVYAVVRAGGRQEKVEVGTIVVLDRQAAKVGDKIELPAVLFVDGDTVTTDADKLAKVTVTAEVLGEERGPKIVIQKFKNKTGYKKRQGHRQDLTRVKVTGIK, encoded by the coding sequence GTGGTTTACGCAGTTGTGCGCGCCGGCGGCCGGCAGGAGAAGGTCGAGGTCGGCACGATCGTCGTTCTCGACCGTCAGGCCGCGAAGGTCGGCGACAAGATCGAGCTCCCCGCGGTGCTCTTCGTCGACGGTGACACCGTCACGACCGATGCCGACAAGCTCGCGAAGGTCACCGTGACCGCCGAGGTGCTCGGTGAGGAGCGCGGCCCGAAGATCGTGATCCAGAAGTTCAAGAACAAGACCGGCTACAAGAAGCGCCAGGGGCACCGTCAGGACCTCACGCGCGTCAAGGTCACCGGCATCAAGTAA
- a CDS encoding DUF4031 domain-containing protein, producing MAILIDDPLWPAHGRLWAHLVTDTDLAELHAFAAANGIPARGFDLDHYDVPEEAHARLVAAGALHVSGHELVRRLIASGLRVRGRDRR from the coding sequence GTGGCGATCCTGATCGACGATCCTCTCTGGCCGGCGCACGGTCGGCTGTGGGCGCACCTGGTGACCGACACCGACCTCGCGGAGCTCCACGCGTTCGCCGCGGCGAACGGGATCCCCGCACGGGGATTCGACCTCGACCACTACGACGTGCCCGAAGAGGCGCACGCGCGCCTGGTCGCCGCCGGCGCCCTTCATGTCAGCGGACACGAGCTGGTGCGACGGCTCATCGCGTCCGGGCTCAGGGTACGGGGGCGCGACCGCCGCTGA
- a CDS encoding glycosyltransferase, with translation MARYVFVTWDGGGNRMPTITIARTLADRGHDVRILGHDSQADAYRAAGLRFTAYASAPGFVLDPRPAGLLRLFSDPGLADDTVALIAAFPADVVVVDCTLFAVLDVLDRIDQRFAVLEHTLHDFLASGARVAGPVLWTRGIRVRAPRRHAAPILVASVPGFEVPFPSQRDLSAVPGEVVYAGAMTRAVPARPVAPTVVLSLSTFRFADLVSTWQRVLDAVDGLDVRVVATLGPAVARGEVQVPGGIEVHEWMPHDELFPQASLLVGHGGHGTTLAALAHGVPVLVLPLDRTSDQPRIARAVARAGAGAKMSRRTDAATIRHAITRTLADHAMRDRARRLGDAIRTLDGPGRAADVLELSAAAGR, from the coding sequence ATGGCGCGCTACGTCTTCGTGACGTGGGACGGCGGCGGCAACCGCATGCCCACCATCACGATCGCGCGAACGCTGGCGGACCGCGGACACGATGTGCGCATCCTCGGGCACGACTCCCAGGCGGACGCCTACCGGGCGGCCGGGCTGCGGTTCACGGCCTACGCGAGCGCACCCGGTTTCGTGCTCGATCCGCGCCCAGCGGGCCTGCTGCGGCTGTTCTCCGACCCCGGCCTCGCCGACGACACCGTGGCACTGATCGCGGCGTTCCCCGCCGACGTCGTGGTGGTCGACTGCACACTGTTCGCGGTCCTCGACGTGCTTGATCGGATCGACCAGCGCTTCGCGGTGCTCGAGCACACACTGCACGACTTCCTGGCCTCGGGCGCGCGCGTGGCAGGGCCGGTGCTGTGGACGAGGGGGATACGCGTGCGGGCGCCCCGCCGACACGCCGCCCCGATCCTGGTGGCATCTGTGCCGGGCTTCGAGGTGCCGTTCCCTTCTCAGCGCGACCTTTCCGCAGTGCCCGGCGAGGTGGTCTACGCGGGCGCGATGACACGCGCCGTCCCCGCACGACCCGTCGCACCCACGGTGGTGCTGAGCCTCAGCACCTTCCGCTTCGCCGACCTCGTCTCGACCTGGCAGCGCGTGCTCGACGCCGTCGATGGCCTCGACGTGCGTGTGGTCGCCACGCTGGGTCCGGCCGTCGCGAGGGGGGAGGTGCAGGTACCCGGCGGCATCGAAGTGCACGAATGGATGCCGCACGACGAATTGTTCCCCCAGGCCTCGCTCCTCGTGGGCCACGGCGGGCACGGCACGACGCTCGCGGCGCTCGCGCATGGCGTGCCGGTGCTGGTGCTGCCGCTCGATCGAACGTCGGATCAGCCGCGCATCGCGCGAGCAGTGGCGCGTGCGGGCGCGGGGGCGAAGATGTCGCGCCGCACGGATGCCGCGACGATCCGCCATGCGATCACGCGGACGCTGGCCGACCATGCCATGCGGGATCGCGCACGCCGGCTGGGCGATGCGATCCGCACGCTCGACGGACCCGGTCGCGCGGCGGACGTGCTCGAACTGTCGGCCGCGGCCGGGCGGTGA
- a CDS encoding Rne/Rng family ribonuclease yields MADGTDAEFTPQTEPDAPLTSAGDEATSAADADSPVEGPQETAEVSEPAVESAAETGVEAPEAATDTETTPADPDAAGAAQPAAEATPDPTGAVSEDEATPAVEAAEPETPVEPDALTAVGLGLLPEVFVSAVSTQLMFYAPEITPLPARPGRSQPEAEPEAAASSSTSRRRSRRRGEGRDEASAPSEPSQPRQRAVELITEPQRIKGSTRLEAKKQRRRDGREAGRRRAVVTEAEFLARREAVDRDMIVRSRNGRIQIAVLEDNVLVEHYVARNQDASLIGNVYLGRVQNVLPSMEAAFVDIGRGRNAVLYSGEVDWDAVETGNQPRRIELALKTGDRVLVQVTKDPVGHKGARLTSQISLPGRYLVYVPGGNMNGISRKLPDTERARLKKILKEVLPESSGVIVRTAAEGATEDQLTRDVQRLTNQWEHISKQIETIQAPALLHSEPDLLVKIVRDVFNEDFSKMLIQGDDAHHTISKYLESVAPDLLERVERYEGEHDPFDVFRVTEQIEKALDRKVWLPSGGSLVIDRTEAMTVVDVNTGKFVGSGGNLEETVTKNNLEAAEEIVRQLRLRDIGGIIVVDFIDMVLESNRDLVLRRLVECLSRDRTKHQVAEVTSLGLVQMTRKKLGLGLLETFSEACEVCAGRGLIVHHDPVVKHRVPAAAGGAPSSGRRPRGGASTPASGSGSNGTHVITEGVKSALAQIAASTIHHSDEAPHVEAEPVVEQTPVERPKKPRKKRPDSGGKKENRTEKDVLLDSVLNALPEPKAPGQGRSRRRVTTAALTGTPVPHTPSED; encoded by the coding sequence ATGGCTGATGGAACCGATGCAGAATTCACCCCTCAGACCGAACCGGACGCACCGCTGACATCAGCGGGCGACGAGGCGACCTCCGCGGCTGACGCGGATTCGCCGGTCGAGGGGCCGCAGGAGACCGCGGAGGTCTCCGAGCCGGCCGTGGAGAGCGCCGCCGAGACGGGGGTCGAGGCTCCTGAGGCGGCCACCGACACCGAGACGACTCCCGCAGACCCGGACGCCGCCGGTGCCGCGCAGCCTGCTGCCGAGGCGACCCCCGACCCCACCGGAGCGGTCTCCGAGGACGAGGCGACTCCGGCAGTCGAGGCCGCAGAGCCGGAGACTCCCGTGGAGCCCGACGCCCTCACCGCGGTGGGCCTGGGGCTGCTGCCCGAGGTCTTCGTGTCGGCGGTGTCGACGCAGCTCATGTTCTACGCGCCCGAGATCACGCCGCTTCCGGCGCGCCCGGGCCGCTCGCAGCCGGAGGCGGAGCCCGAGGCCGCGGCATCGTCCAGCACGTCGCGCCGGCGCAGCCGTCGCCGCGGCGAGGGCCGGGACGAGGCGTCCGCTCCTTCGGAGCCGTCGCAGCCGCGCCAGCGTGCCGTCGAGCTCATCACCGAGCCCCAGCGCATCAAGGGGTCGACCCGCCTCGAGGCGAAGAAGCAGCGCCGCCGTGACGGCCGGGAGGCCGGCCGCCGCCGCGCCGTCGTCACCGAGGCGGAGTTCCTCGCTCGTCGTGAGGCGGTCGACCGTGACATGATCGTGCGCTCGCGCAACGGCCGCATCCAGATCGCGGTGCTCGAAGACAATGTGCTCGTCGAGCACTACGTCGCGCGCAACCAGGACGCGTCCCTCATCGGCAACGTCTACCTCGGCCGCGTGCAGAACGTCCTGCCGAGCATGGAGGCCGCCTTCGTCGACATCGGCCGGGGGCGCAACGCCGTGCTGTACTCGGGCGAGGTCGATTGGGATGCCGTCGAGACCGGCAACCAGCCCCGCCGGATCGAGCTCGCGCTCAAGACCGGCGACCGCGTGCTCGTCCAGGTCACGAAGGATCCGGTCGGACACAAGGGCGCGCGCCTCACGAGCCAGATCTCGCTCCCCGGTCGCTACCTCGTGTATGTGCCGGGCGGCAACATGAACGGCATCTCGCGCAAGCTCCCCGACACGGAGCGCGCCCGCCTCAAGAAGATCCTCAAGGAGGTGCTGCCCGAGTCGTCCGGCGTCATCGTCCGCACCGCCGCCGAAGGCGCCACCGAGGACCAGCTGACGCGCGACGTGCAGCGCCTCACCAACCAGTGGGAGCACATCTCGAAGCAGATCGAGACGATCCAGGCGCCCGCGCTGCTGCACTCCGAGCCGGACCTCCTCGTCAAGATCGTCCGCGACGTCTTCAACGAGGACTTCTCGAAGATGCTCATCCAGGGCGACGATGCGCACCACACCATCTCGAAGTACCTCGAGTCCGTGGCACCCGACCTCCTCGAGCGCGTCGAGCGCTACGAAGGCGAGCACGACCCGTTCGACGTCTTCCGCGTCACCGAGCAGATCGAGAAGGCCCTCGACCGCAAGGTGTGGCTGCCCTCCGGCGGATCGCTGGTCATCGACCGCACCGAGGCGATGACGGTCGTCGACGTCAACACCGGCAAGTTCGTCGGCTCGGGCGGCAACCTCGAAGAGACCGTCACGAAGAACAACCTCGAAGCCGCGGAGGAGATCGTCCGCCAGCTGCGCCTGCGCGACATCGGCGGCATCATCGTCGTCGACTTCATCGACATGGTGCTCGAGTCCAACCGCGACCTCGTCCTGCGCCGCCTCGTCGAGTGCCTCAGCCGCGACCGGACGAAGCACCAGGTCGCGGAGGTCACCTCGCTCGGCCTCGTCCAGATGACGCGCAAGAAGCTCGGACTGGGCCTGCTCGAGACCTTCAGCGAGGCGTGCGAGGTCTGCGCGGGGCGCGGTCTGATCGTGCACCATGACCCGGTCGTCAAGCACCGTGTGCCCGCCGCTGCCGGCGGTGCGCCGTCATCCGGCCGTCGCCCGCGGGGTGGAGCATCGACGCCTGCAAGCGGCAGCGGCTCGAACGGCACGCACGTGATCACCGAGGGCGTCAAGTCGGCGCTCGCGCAGATCGCAGCGTCCACGATCCACCACAGCGACGAGGCTCCGCACGTCGAGGCCGAGCCCGTCGTCGAGCAGACTCCCGTCGAGCGTCCGAAGAAGCCGCGCAAGAAGCGTCCGGATTCCGGCGGGAAGAAGGAGAACCGCACCGAGAAGGACGTCCTCCTCGACTCGGTGCTGAACGCGCTTCCCGAACCCAAGGCTCCGGGGCAGGGTCGCTCCCGTCGTCGCGTGACGACGGCGGCGCTCACGGGCACCCCGGTGCCGCACACGCCCTCAGAGGACTGA
- a CDS encoding vitamin K epoxide reductase family protein: protein MPEQQTRTRPTGLAAWLVIAGVVGWWAAFSLTIEKFEKLANPDAIASCDLSVLVQCSANLDSWQGSVFGFPNPVLGLTGWVAPIVVGMAILARARFARWFWWSFWAGITFAFAFVIWLISQSIYAPNLHTLCPWCMATWAVTIPTFYAVTLHMLRAGPFPASDKLRHVADRLMVWVPLAAIISYAIILLLAQLEMNAVVNIWQTLFG from the coding sequence ATGCCCGAGCAGCAGACCCGCACCCGTCCCACCGGACTCGCCGCATGGCTCGTGATCGCGGGTGTGGTCGGTTGGTGGGCGGCCTTCTCGCTGACGATCGAGAAGTTCGAGAAGCTCGCCAACCCCGACGCGATCGCGTCGTGCGATCTGAGCGTGCTGGTGCAGTGCAGCGCGAACCTCGATTCCTGGCAGGGAAGCGTGTTCGGGTTCCCGAACCCGGTCCTCGGGCTCACCGGCTGGGTCGCCCCGATCGTCGTGGGCATGGCGATCCTTGCTCGCGCTCGGTTCGCCCGCTGGTTCTGGTGGTCTTTCTGGGCCGGCATCACGTTCGCGTTCGCGTTCGTGATCTGGCTCATCAGCCAGAGCATCTACGCGCCCAACCTGCACACGCTGTGCCCGTGGTGCATGGCGACGTGGGCGGTCACGATCCCGACCTTCTACGCGGTGACTCTGCACATGCTGCGCGCCGGACCGTTTCCGGCATCCGACAAGCTGCGCCACGTCGCAGACCGCCTGATGGTGTGGGTGCCGCTGGCAGCGATCATCAGCTACGCGATCATCCTGCTGCTGGCGCAGCTGGAGATGAATGCCGTCGTCAACATCTGGCAGACGCTGTTCGGCTGA
- the ndk gene encoding nucleoside-diphosphate kinase, whose product MPIEETLVLVKPDGVARGLTGAILARIEAKGYALVDIRLVEPDRETLERHYAEHEGKPFYEPLLEFMMSGPSVAIRLAGNRVIEGFRSLAGTTDPTTAAPGTVRGDYGRDWGLKVQQNLVHGSDSPESAARELDIWFS is encoded by the coding sequence ATGCCCATCGAAGAGACCCTCGTCCTCGTCAAGCCCGACGGCGTCGCCCGCGGCCTCACCGGCGCGATCCTCGCCCGCATCGAGGCGAAAGGGTACGCGCTCGTCGACATCCGACTGGTCGAGCCCGACCGCGAGACCCTCGAGCGGCACTACGCCGAGCACGAGGGCAAGCCGTTCTACGAGCCGCTGCTCGAGTTCATGATGTCGGGCCCATCGGTCGCGATCCGCCTCGCCGGCAACCGCGTCATCGAGGGCTTCCGCTCGCTCGCGGGCACGACGGACCCGACGACGGCCGCTCCCGGCACGGTCCGCGGCGACTACGGCCGCGACTGGGGCCTGAAGGTGCAGCAGAACCTGGTGCACGGCTCCGACAGCCCCGAGTCCGCCGCGCGCGAGCTCGACATCTGGTTCAGCTGA
- a CDS encoding DUF4233 domain-containing protein, with protein sequence MERVSDAKQPKPRRPRGAAESLATIVLGFESIVVFLGGLVVYGLKALPASIEPWSGIVAGAVLAALMIATTRLVRYRWGIALGWVLQAIVLLGALLVPALAIVALIFGGMYGYATIKGAALDRRNARLAAQSAEEH encoded by the coding sequence GTGGAACGCGTGAGCGACGCGAAGCAGCCGAAGCCCCGCCGCCCGCGCGGTGCGGCGGAGTCGCTGGCCACGATCGTGCTCGGCTTCGAGTCGATCGTGGTGTTCCTCGGGGGCCTCGTCGTCTACGGCCTGAAGGCGCTGCCCGCCTCGATCGAGCCCTGGTCGGGAATCGTTGCGGGGGCCGTGCTCGCGGCGCTGATGATCGCCACGACGCGCCTGGTGCGCTATCGATGGGGCATCGCGCTCGGGTGGGTGCTGCAGGCGATCGTCCTGCTCGGCGCCCTCCTCGTGCCGGCACTCGCGATCGTCGCGCTCATTTTCGGCGGCATGTACGGGTATGCGACGATCAAGGGGGCCGCTCTCGACCGGCGCAACGCGCGCCTCGCAGCCCAATCTGCCGAAGAGCACTGA
- a CDS encoding bifunctional folylpolyglutamate synthase/dihydrofolate synthase produces MSDRDRRRADAVYEALLERQGERWVQPRVERTKRVLELLDDPQKTYRVVHVTGTNGKTSTSRMIESLVRAHGLRTGLFTSPHLERFTERIMVDGEPIDDVAVADAWDEIAPFVELVDAELAANGDAALTFFELLTVLAFVAFADAPIDVLVLEVGMGGSWDSTNTADGDVAVFAPIDLDHADRLGDTVAEIASVKAGIIKDGAAVVSARQDAAAEAVLREAAAARAASIAFEGAEFALAQQRLAVGGQQITVRGLAGTYEDEYLPLYGAHQGFNAALAIAAVESLVGGASQPIAGDVLADGLGGVTSPGRLQLVGAAPTVLVDAAHNPHGARALVTALRESFDFDEWGVVLGLLSDKDAAGIVAEIAPVAAHVFATAPDSERAEDADAIADLAEAHDLRVSVHRDLPDAAEAARAWAAASDRRAVVIAGSVVLAGEALALAADEDWKAGWNA; encoded by the coding sequence ATGAGCGATCGCGACCGGCGGCGCGCCGACGCCGTCTACGAGGCCCTCCTCGAGCGCCAGGGGGAGCGGTGGGTGCAGCCCCGCGTGGAGCGCACGAAGCGGGTGCTCGAGCTGTTGGACGACCCACAGAAGACGTACCGCGTCGTCCACGTCACGGGCACCAACGGGAAGACGTCGACCAGCCGCATGATCGAGAGCCTCGTGCGCGCCCACGGGCTGCGCACCGGTCTGTTCACCAGTCCTCACCTCGAGCGCTTCACCGAGCGGATCATGGTCGACGGCGAGCCGATCGACGATGTCGCGGTCGCCGACGCGTGGGACGAGATCGCACCCTTCGTCGAGCTGGTCGACGCCGAGCTCGCCGCGAACGGCGATGCCGCGCTCACGTTCTTCGAACTGCTCACGGTGCTGGCGTTCGTCGCCTTCGCCGATGCGCCGATCGACGTGCTCGTGCTGGAGGTCGGCATGGGCGGGTCGTGGGACTCGACCAACACGGCCGACGGCGATGTGGCGGTGTTCGCGCCGATCGACCTCGACCACGCAGACCGTCTCGGCGACACCGTCGCCGAGATCGCGAGCGTGAAGGCGGGCATCATCAAGGACGGCGCCGCGGTCGTCTCGGCGCGGCAGGATGCTGCCGCCGAGGCGGTGCTCCGCGAAGCGGCCGCCGCCCGCGCGGCGTCGATCGCATTCGAGGGCGCCGAGTTCGCGCTCGCACAGCAGCGACTCGCGGTCGGCGGACAGCAGATCACCGTGCGGGGCCTCGCCGGCACGTACGAGGACGAGTACCTGCCGCTGTACGGTGCCCACCAGGGCTTCAACGCCGCGCTCGCGATCGCCGCGGTCGAGTCGCTCGTGGGCGGCGCATCCCAGCCGATCGCCGGAGACGTGCTGGCGGACGGCCTCGGCGGAGTGACCTCGCCCGGACGCCTCCAGCTCGTCGGCGCCGCGCCGACCGTGCTCGTCGACGCTGCCCACAACCCGCACGGCGCCCGCGCCCTCGTGACGGCGTTGCGCGAGTCGTTCGACTTCGACGAGTGGGGCGTCGTGCTCGGCCTGCTCTCCGACAAGGATGCCGCCGGGATCGTCGCGGAGATCGCCCCCGTGGCGGCGCACGTGTTCGCCACCGCTCCCGACTCCGAGCGCGCGGAGGACGCCGACGCCATCGCCGACCTCGCCGAAGCGCACGATCTGCGGGTCTCCGTGCACCGCGACCTGCCCGACGCCGCAGAGGCGGCGCGCGCGTGGGCCGCGGCATCCGATCGGCGCGCCGTCGTCATCGCGGGATCGGTCGTGCTCGCGGGCGAGGCCCTCGCCCTCGCGGCCGACGAGGACTGGAAGGCCGGGTGGAACGCGTGA